TGTGTGTGGGATCCCAACAAAGACAGGCAGTGGAGAGGCCAGCACAGACAAGGCTGCCAACATCACAGCTAGGTGAACGAGAAAGAGACAAGcagaagagactgagagagagagagagagagagagagagagagagagagagagagagagagagaaagagagagagagagcgagagagagagcgagagcgagagagagaaagtctgtgtgGGCCAGTCAGTACAAACCACACTAAGAGATTGATAGTTGTTTCATACTTGTAAATTTCTATTTAATGATAATGTGTAATGCTACTAAAATGCATGTGAAATATTACAAGGTGGGAAGTGATTTTGAGTCATTATTTGTAAATGGACTTGGTGTTTCTGAGGTTCTGAATGAGAGCATTGGTGAAACATCACCAAATTGGATAATGGCAGTACTTACAGTAAAGTATTTTACAAAGTTATCTGctattaacctttaagagtgtgggtttttgagcattctataaaaagaatgcgttctataacaatgcaagattctacaattgaagagttcagatgcaaaaccccctaagtgccttttcagaaaataatcttaattcatttttatttaatacaaagctatcaaaattgcatatttttttaatgtatttatgtaatataactatttatatgtattattaagtacatgaatgtaaaccaaaccaacaaaggggttctctaaaaatatagaaatacaggtcttcagaaatggagttagggggttttgcatctgaactcttcaattccatattgtattgaatgccgcccagaattctatagaactttcactgcccgaacattcctgtcacaccgatgtgacggtacactcttaacaACAGTATAAACATTCAAATGTGGATCGTTAATGTCACTCACCTCACTGTAGTCGGTAGTGACTTTATCTTGCAAATTCAACGTGCTGCAAGTGTTGCTTCCTACTGTTTGCTCTGCATGAATTCCCAGAAGGTTTCTAGTATTCAAATAAGAATGCATTGAGATAAACCTCTAAATGTATAAATAAACCTGCCTTTGTGTGGTCTGGGATCTCTTGCATGTAAAGATATTTATGTTTATGCCCAAAATAGTCCATTATCATTATACAACCAACATTTCAAACATGGCCTTACTTTGACTGGGTAAGTATGTTAGAATAATAATGATTAAATCTTCGTGGTACCAAAGACAAATAAAGTGTGGGCTGGTGATTGGAGGCCCATACATACCCCATATATATTGCATGTCCACCCAGGAATCCACCTCAAGAACATGGCGCTGAAACATTTAAAACATATTTAGAAACAGCAAGCTGCTCCTCAGTGCTCTAATGGTGTCAGGGAAGAGTGGTCAGAAGCCCAGAAAtttccagcattttttttttcaaagaccgCATAATCAGAAACCCCAGGTTTTGTCTGGGCACAATATTTAAAGACCAACAGATGGAGAGCAAACTGGGTTCGTGAGAGAACTGTAGCACCACCAGCACACCAGCCGCTGGTATCGTGTTGCACAATAGATTAGAACCTGCCCAAGCATTGGATGTGGCAGCTGTAGGACCATGCACTTGTACTGCTGGGGTGTGGTGGATAGTAACGTGCTATTGTGGTGTGACAAGGAGTATTACAGGAAACGGGAGGTATATTTTACAGCACTGACACTCATTTCTCAGCAGTCTTGCCCATGAATTATTTGAATGGCTAAGCAAAGTTTGAGTTGCACTCATTCTGGCAATGACTACAATCAGTTACAACCAGTTAATGCTCAGTTTGTCTCACTGACAAAGTCAAACATCCTAGCAGGGGtgcgccagaaatgttgggccccatgaaagataaaatgttgggcccccttaagCTCCCgcatcagtgctgtcagtgcttgggcccttagaatctgtaacaccccccccccccatcatgcgTCTTAGATCCTACTTAACAATAATGACCACCGTCCTTTTTAGTTCCCCATTTTAGGGTGTCTGAATATGGGATCACTGTGGTGTTGGCGTGCATGGCGCCATGTTTGTCTGCCCTTGGGCCACAATGCTCCCTCTCAGCCATATTCATCACTCCGCACGGTATCTTCAGCATATCTCCTGATGCAGCACATAGGTACAGCCAGAACACTCATATCCTTATGTCTGCTCACCATATCCCACAGTGGCACCCCCGTGTGAGTTTTGACAGTGCTCCGATGCATGCCTCTTCCCTTTAGAGGATGCCGCCAGGACCACCCACCCAACCCAGGCTCTCTGGGTATGACCTTTCTGGAAAGTTCTTGCCGATAGGTCATCCACTTATACTGTACTGTTCAAATAAAGTGTTTTTGAAACCCTGGTGTCAGCCAGGTTTCTGAGGCTATCTACAATGGCTGTTGGCTGAGGTTTCAAAAATGTTTTGACTTTGATTGCACTGTGGACGCTATGTAAAGGCTGTGTCAGCTGTTATTTTTTGTTaaatatttatttaaatatttattttagggatacatctattagcactaatacatacaatgttaatgcctgcataagtaccttctaaggcatgtactaagcaaatgctaaggcctactaggcccttactaaggttacattttgaattaataccttattgtgcatgagcaagacatttgcgaatacatgcctaacaaatgtttgactttgctttgtacatgccttacaagttacttatacaagaacattgtatgtattagtgctaatagatgtatctctaaaataaagtgttaccaaatattttaTTGTTCTTGTAGATTACAGTATATATCCTCAATATCCAAAGTAGTCAGCTAAATCACTGCACAGGAATAGTGGAGCTGTGAGTGACAGAGTTTTCTAGAAGCTCATCAACCACATCTGTGCCCAGCATGGAGGAAATGCAACAGGAGGAAGCGAGATGAAAAtctaactccacacacacacacacacacacacacacacacacacacacacacacacacacacacacacacacacacacacacacacacacacacacacacacacacacacacacacacacacacaatgtgttccTTTGTCCGCCACTGCGCTGCTGCCAGGCTTGAGTGTTTTAACATGAGGTGAGTTCAGCTTTCATTTCTCCCAGAAAAGGAAGTGGATGTTGGTGCTTTTCAAAGTCTTCCAGCCTAAAGGCTCCATTAAAACTGCCTTCACAAAACTTCAAACTAGAAACACACTTCTTTACTTTACTTAGTTAGCTTAGAGAATTGCTCCTCAATATTTACCCAGAGACAAGACTTTGCAAAGAAATGATATAAGTCTTGTTCCTAAAATGCACAGCGGGAATATTCCCATGTATACACAAAAAAGTGGTTCAGATAATCAGTTCCAGTAATGTTTCACTGATACACTTTATTCATTGGTCTGTAATAATAAATAGCACATTTTTTGGAATGTTTTATTCTCTCTCATGCATTTCTATTCACCTGTGGAGCATTCCTTAGAGAAATGGAACCTGGAACATTCCACCATTTCCTGGCCTGCCAGGATCTTATAGTATCAAATTCTGAACAAAAAATTAAGTAAAAAAGAAACTATGAAATACAACATATTCACCAGCAGCATTTTGACATTTAGGTACATATAAAAATAAACATATAAAAATATAACCATATGTTGTAGAGTTTGTCTTGAGCTGTGAGAGTATCGACAAAGAAGTGTATTATTTTTATCAAGTGTATCGGGTGTGCAGGCTCAAGAGACTATTCCCTTATCATCATTGTGATTAAGATTAAGATCCTTATGTGCTTGTGTTAAGATGACCAAATTATTATCACTACATACCCTATCCATAAAAAGATATGCACAGCAACAAATAAAGGTATACTATATTTACAGAGTAAAAATTGTATATACACCAAATGTACAGTTACACAAAATAGCTTGTTGATACAGGTTAAGACCCCCCCATATTTCACTTGCTTGAGAGGACCAAGGCCAgctcctttttttccccccactgtGAAGACCTGTCGTGACAGCGCTGGGCCTCAAGCACAGCTCGGTGTGTGAGTCAAAAAACCAAACGCAGAGTAATTACTGTCTGGTTGTAACCAAGTGCTCTATTTCACTGCATGTCCTTGGAGCTGGGCTTCAGATGACCGCAAACACTCTGAAAGCTTTTCCTCCTGTGGGATTCCTTAGGctaaagggaggagaaggaggaggaagagggggagaagaagaaatagaagaagaagaagaagaagaagaagaagaagaagaagaagaagaagaagaagaagaagaagaagaagaagaaggaggaggaggaggaggaggaggaggaggaggagaagaagaagaagaagaagaagaagaagaagaagaagaagaagaagaagaagaatgacacGTTTTAGTGGTTTCACAGAAACACATTACACACTGCACTGTACATGTGAACTGCTCTCATTCAGCCACACGTCAGGGGTGGCCTAAAAACCCAAAAGGCACCTCATCATTCCAGGCTTGCCAAACTGTTAATACCCACTAATAACCTACAAAACAGAATCATTTGTTCCCAGGCtccttctggtaggcctacctctCTGAACTGATCCCGTTCTGGTAGGTCCCCCtgtaccctcttctcctctccacggGCATCACGTCCAGGTACCCTCCCGAATGGTTCTGGATGACTCCAGCGTGGACGGCAGCTCGACATACGCTGGATTTCTAAACACAAACAAACTTATGTTAGTAAGAAACAATGAGGTGGGTCCTCGTAAATCACATCTTCCATCAACACAAGCTGTCAGTCCTCAGTCAGGCAGTGGGAGTTTTTGAGTGCATATGTGGGAACTTACATCTGAGTAATAACGGGTTCCTATGACTCTTGCGTAGCTGTCAACGAGGCAGTTGCGGGGGCAGTATAACCTGGTCAGAGGGAGGATTTGATTTAGAGCAGTGCATCCATTTTTCTTGACACAATGTGTTTCAGGCTTCATGTAGGACGGTATGGCTGTGCCAGCGGTCTTGGGAAAGATCCAAGGGAATATTTACCTTGGGCAATGTCTGACAGGCTTTTTGAATGGGCAAAACTGTGCCACCGTGGTGTCACATGTCACTGCTTTCACTAGAGACAGAGAAGGTAACAGAGTCAGAAAAGAGTGAGATAGAAGGAGAGTAAtatagaagagaaagagagggagaaggaggagggggggggggggatgttcaGATCAGAGTTGTCTGGCTGTGCTCAATACACCAGAATTCCCAGCATGATAATAAATAGCACGCACCTGGCACTTTTGATACGGTGAAGGCATTGGCACTCTGATTTTTCCTGAAGGTGTGAAATTTAAGACAAGTCAACGTGGATCTATAGCAAtaacagtttgtgtttgtgtgtgcatgacagagagagagagagagagagagagagagagagagagagagagagagagagagagagagagacagacagacagacagacagacagacagggatagagagacagagagagacagagagagagagagatggaaacagacagagagacagacagacagacagacagacagacagacagacagacagacagacagacagacaaacaggtggACCAGAAGGTGCATACGACAGGAATAGCATTTGGACTCACCCATGGGTCTGGATGCCATTTTGATATGACTTTGTGAAGTATTCCTTCCTGCCCTGTCTTGTGATGTCCAGCCAGCCCCCATCGTCATCTATTATGCCACCATGTATACCCGCTCCACACACACTGGATTGCTGAAACAAACAGAAATACATACAGAATGTCATGTCTTTCATGTCGCCAAATCGAGTCAAACAGAGAGCACGGacttgtattttcatttttttctcgcAATGATTGAAACGGCAAACTGTCAGTAgacgttttttttccccattatctATCTGTACtatttttcagataggacagtggaggagagaccggaagcaagatgggagagagagacggggaagaacaGAGAAATGACCCGGGcaaggaatcgaacccaggtcaccaatgtggcagtccagtgcccagccgttagagctaCGGCTGGGCCGTCAGTGGACGTTTTTAATCATACTTACCATATCATAATACGTTGATCCAATGACCTTCCCGCTGGTATACTGACATCCAGGAGGACACTCATATCTATAACAGCGATCAGAACATGGCACACTTATGAATAAATACTTAAGTGGAAATAAAATCTTTATTGAGAAATAAGTCGACAAATAATATGTGTAAAAATATCTTTCACCTATTGCAAGTAGTTCCTTTACACTGGTCCCTTAGCTTCGTATCGCATGAGAGTTGCTGAgctaaaaaaagggaaaaaaattgtTAGCTTGATTAAGGTATGACAATTGCAGTATAAAAATGGCCTGACATCTTCATGATGTGGGGGAAATCTTTGTGAACATAACATGACCTAAAAAAAGCAACTCTGGGTTAATACCTGAAAGCACCCAGATGCACGTAAAGTTAATGTGAAATTGAAGCAGTTCAACATTTAGTAAAGTGAACTCTAAAAGATTTAGGGATGCCATCAGGAAGCAAGACCTTGATTTTGAAGCAGGGGCCCCTGAAAGAGGAAGAAGCCCCTTTAGAGACACGCATTTAAGCCGAGCTCTCTGTAAAACCACAAAATGTCTTAAGAGAAACCGAAGACAACCATGTCAAATACACTTCTCACTAAATTTCTACAACACAAACcagaaacagtaaaaaaaaaaggacaaaaacacaTGTGTGAGCcctcacatgcatacactcaacgagagagagagagagagagagagagagagagagagagagagagagagagagagagagagagagagagagagacaggctgacagacagatgtaggtgaacacacacacacgcacgcacgcacgcacacacacacacgcacgtgcgtgtgtatgttttgaaaCATGGGTCAGCTTTCCCCCACACCACTGTAAGTGACACATATAGAGTCCTCTTACACATCTGCTCAGTGTTGATGACCTCGTTCCTCTCTACGTTCTCATTGGGAGATGGCGTTGGCGACTGCGCCCGTGGTCGAGGCTCCTGTGCCCGTGGAGCTTCTGGCTCTATGTAGTTTGTCTCCTCTGTCTCAGGCGGGTAGTGCCTGTCCATGCCATCATCTGGAATAGGATGTAGAGCATAGTTTGCAGCCCTTTGATGAGGATGGAAACTCAGCAGCGATCCCACTCATTGCTGGCTAAAGACAAAGCTAAAGACAAATCGTAATAACATTTCTATGGCCTTACCAAGAGCCGTAAGTCACAGATTaaaacatggtcattaccatagtGACAACAACCTTATAATGGAGGCGCTGCTTAAAAGGGTTAAACAAGTGATCAGAACACTTCAGACATTTACAAAAGGAAAGAATTCTGGTGCCACATAGATGTCTTTTTTAGTTATTTCTTATTTATGTAACAGTGCATTAGAGTAACGTTTCGACAAGGCATCTTCATCAGACTCCTTCAGACATTTATTTTAAAGATGAAGGCCCACAGTTCATGCAAAAAGACTTTTGCAAATTGTGTATTAGGTCTGACagagcgcacacatgcacaggtaaGTCATGTACAGTAAGTTGATTTCATCCTACCTTTGTAGCAGAGGTTGTTTCGGCAGCCTCCTCCATAGCTGGCTGGGCAGGCAGAGCAGGGACTGCCATACTTGTATGGAGCATGTCCCCACCAATTACCCCTGAGAAAGCCAAAGCAAATAAAGACACCTGTTGGAGCAGTATCATGATGCAAACCACTAACAAGAAGCATTTGTGTTGTTTACTAATATCCGACATGGTATAGTACTGTTAATTACGCACATCAACATTTCTGGAAAGATAGAAAGTTGGAACGTTTGCTTACGGTGGGGAGTAGTTGCACACAAGATAGACAGCCTTTGCCCAAATCATGCCCCACACGTTCATGTTGTAGCAGACATTAATGGCACAGCCAATGCGATTGCTCGTCGCCCAGACCAGCTGCAAAAAGTTTAAAAAGAGAGCCTTTTGTAGCACAGTGCCACGGAGCACTTACAGTGGATGTCAACACAGATATATTTGGTTTccaaatgcaaacaaacaaacagctctGGCTCGAGCCACCCACTCAAGGCAAATATAATGTGGGCCCCATCCTGAGCCCTTCAAGGCCCACATTTCAGCTGTGTGTGGAGATCACCTGTGTGTGCCCAGCGCTGCTTACCTGTGTGTAATGCGTGCAGACAGGCCCAGAACACCGGTAGGGGCAGTGGGGGTTGCACTCCTGCACATAGGGGTAACTGTAGTCCCGAACCTCATCGTACCACGCCTGGACATGAAATGTCGGAGGCCTGTCCCTGTGGAGGCGCATGGGTAGTGACAGAAAAGCTTAGATCTACAGGGTGGCTTTCCACGAAGCATAACATTTAGGTTGCCCTCACAGCATGCACAGTTTAGGTCTCGAATAAATCAGTCTTGTGATCATCAGGGTCCATTTAAGCTGTCAGGACCTGCACTCTGCATGTCCTGCCTTATGTAAACACAGAGAGgctttcttcctccatctctctccagtcTACTGCTGACCACCGTGCTACTTACCTGCCCCAGTGGGCTCCCAGGTTCTGGCCAATCTGTGTCAGCAGGTGGGATGGTCCATGTTCCCACAGACATGTATTGGCCCagtcctctgcactcctctccagCTCTGTGTCCCAGACCTTtcccagaaagaaaaaaaacacaagggaAATCGGATGTAAACGGATGACTtacagtacaggggtgcatttctggaaagcgtagttgctaactatgtgagcaactttgttggttgcaatgcaatttcgcattggcaactaccgaagttgctaactgctaacaactacgctttccagaaatgcaccccagcttagGAACTTGAGCAATCCACAGGGCTGCTGTTGTTGTACAgcgctgtaggcctatgtgggtaAGCTCATGCAGAGGGGCCTAAAAGAATGATCGTCTTTGAATTCATGTCAAATTATGTGTGAATTCTAATCAAGGTTAAGTGTGGTAAAGTTAATGTGTTTTCCATTGGAATTCTGGTCAAATGTGCCAACATTCTCGACTGCAAATTACAACTTTCGCTCTCTGTGCGTCACTTCACAGCTATTAGGTCATTCACAACAATCAGATAAGAGTCATGGCTTGCCTAAGCGGCAAGTtaaccactgccattcatttgtGGATGACTTGTTTCTAACAAAGAATCCCTGAAAAGCAATACACAGCAATTTTGTATTTACTCGAGTCTTTTAAATAAAAGCTGGCAGATAAAACAGAATAGTAGCAATGTGTCACACGGTGTTGAGTgtttaagggttttttttcatgCTGGGACCCGGCTTGATTGAGAAACACGAATTTAAAGGTGGCTGGCCACAGATAACTCCTTCCACATGTtggtgtaggccagtgtttcccaaccttttttttgtcttgcgtaccccctaaggcTTTTTGTCCTaggatgagtaccccctcactcatgctctatatcccaatgtgactattccccaaacatttgttcattttccacgtaccccctgcagtgtgctcgcgtacccctagtggtccacgtacccctggttgggaaccactggtgtaggcaGCCCACTGCTTCCCGCTGTCTGCAGAGCCCTGCAGTGCTGACTTGAGGGTGCAGAGTGAAATTTCCACTTTACAAATGACCTGGCTTCAAAAATGTTCACTTCTATCATGATCACACATTAAAATGGAAGGGTGGCACAAGAAAAAAATAAGTAGGGGGAAAAAAGTAGAGATATGAAATATGAAAAACTTTTAGTTCTGTGGGACGAGATTTGGGACGATATGCTTTGAGTGGCGTGTGTGCACAGAGGtttgacagagaaaaaaaactctgtgaactccatctttgcttgttttttttttttttgatttgctgacacacatgcacgagtCAGAATAAAGGTGGCCTACTTCTGTCTGTCCTGTGGGAGCCAACAGTCAATCTTTCAGGGGGGAGCGCCACAGGACGCCGGCGCTCACAGCGAGCACAGCCagcgctctctcactcactcacgccggaTAGTCACTGCTttcggaggaggaggacaaaactGGCCTCAGAGTTCCACCTGGTAGTTGTTTATTTGCTTTAACACCTAATTTGCGGTTATGCCAACCATCTGGGCACATTCCAGGGGAGATATGAATCCACTGTGACCCCCTGACTTCCTGCTCCTCGTAATTACCCGCAGGGCCGGCcggggcagagaagagagagagagagagagagccaatggagGTGGTCACTGTCCTTTTAGCCGGCTCCCGtgcacacaaaggcatgcactgTTTCCCCGACCACAGAGGCTCTATAGCTGTTTGAAGTCTGAAATATTGTACGTAAATGATTTTTACAGCCTCCCAAGGCCGGTGCGTGCGGGAACAGCATGAAGCATGGCAAGCCTGCAAAGACTTTTGCACATTTCAGTACAGTTTTGACGATTGTAAAGCTTTTTACAGCATGCATGGCtgccttttgtgttttttttgtgctcaCAACAATGCATGCACTTGCAACGAAACTGCTATAAGTGGAAATGCACAAACTCAGGTAACACTGTCAGCAACTTCTGGGCAGGGAGGGCCACTTGGTGCCATAGGCCAATAGCCAAACAGCTTGCGTCTGAGTTGGtccttttttggaggggggtcTTTCTTTGTGTTTCCAGAGATGCTGATGCCTGACTTTTTAATATCGTACTACATCGTCTGCTTCATAGATTCCAATCCTGGCACCAGCAATGGAGCTGTAAAGGTGAAATTGACCCTGGAGATCTCTGATAAGTTGAG
This genomic interval from Engraulis encrasicolus isolate BLACKSEA-1 chromosome 16, IST_EnEncr_1.0, whole genome shotgun sequence contains the following:
- the crispld1b gene encoding cysteine-rich secretory protein LCCL domain-containing 1b, producing the protein MTLALQDSLKAVALLLIVQTVVSMVIPNATHLEALLEKYLDMNESSWRANPRGKRAISQGDMQLILDLHNKLRGQVHPPASNMEYMVWDTELERSAEDWANTCLWEHGPSHLLTQIGQNLGAHWGRDRPPTFHVQAWYDEVRDYSYPYVQECNPHCPYRCSGPVCTHYTQLVWATSNRIGCAINVCYNMNVWGMIWAKAVYLVCNYSPPGNWWGHAPYKYGSPCSACPASYGGGCRNNLCYKDDGMDRHYPPETEETNYIEPEAPRAQEPRPRAQSPTPSPNENVERNEVINTEQMSQQLSCDTKLRDQCKGTTCNRYECPPGCQYTSGKVIGSTYYDMQSSVCGAGIHGGIIDDDGGWLDITRQGRKEYFTKSYQNGIQTHGKNQSANAFTVSKVPVKAVTCDTTVAQFCPFKKPVRHCPRLYCPRNCLVDSYARVIGTRYYSDKSSVCRAAVHAGVIQNHSGGYLDVMPVERRRGYRGTYQNGISSESLRNPTGGKAFRVFAVI